A genomic region of Drosophila kikkawai strain 14028-0561.14 chromosome X, DkikHiC1v2, whole genome shotgun sequence contains the following coding sequences:
- the LOC108071853 gene encoding gamma-butyrobetaine dioxygenase, which translates to MWAQRLGRALATRSASSSLHRRISARIVDNTNIEVRPEQDSQPLTFPGVWLRDNCLCPECFHGSSRSRKLDWDNFDTGVKPVSLRTEDQKPDKELVVQWSDSHESRFSLQWLRERSFEEKRQQSYLADFYRPLTKHWSGAEFPTIARHFSYEEVMQQDAVLLEWLQSLAVHGVALLRGAPLDEGVVRRLAERVGFIRRTTYGEEFVVQAKPGAQNFAYLSLPLPLHTDLPYYEYKPSVNILHCVVQTESVGGSNLLVDAFHIADILRRDYPEDFERLSRVLVDWNDIGSEDGREFHNIWRAPVICLDAQGRYTRVNHSVPQRDSHFNVPLAEVQPWYESYARFVRLARADAHAFKTQPGDVLTFNNIRLLHGRTGYDDTERNSRYIVGAYLDWDIIYSRLRVLKKGGGSQ; encoded by the exons ATGTGGGCGCAGAGACTGGGTCGCGCCCTGGCCACACGgtccgcctcctcctcgctACACCGCCGGATCAGCGCCAGGATAGTGGACAACACCAACATCGAGGTGCGGCCGGAGCAGGACTCGCAGCCCTTGACCTTTCCGGGCGTGTGGCTGAGGGACAACTGCCTGTGCCCGGAGTGCTTCCACGGCAGCTCCCGCTCACGCAAGCTGGACTGGGACAACTTCGACACCGGTGTCAAGCCGGTGAGCCTGCGCACCGAGGACCAAAAGCCGGACAAGGAGCTGGTGGTGCAGTGGAGCGACTCCCACGAGAGCCGCTTCTCCCTGCAGTGGCTGCGGGAACGCAGCTTCGAGGAGAAGCGTCAGCAGAGCTACCTGGCGGACTTTTACCGGCCGCTCACCAAGCACTGGTCCGGAGCGGAGTTCCCTACGATAGCCCGCCACTTCAGCTACGAGGAGGTGATGCAGCAGGACGCCGTGCTGCTGGAGTGGCTGCAGTCGCTGGCCGTGCACGGCGTGGCTCTGCTCCGCGGCGCACCCCTGGACGAGGGCGTGGTTAGGCGCCTGGCCGAGCGGGTGGGCTTCATCCGACGCACCACCTACGGCGAGGAGTTTGTGGTCCAGGCCAAGCCCGGTGCCCAGAACTTTGCCTATCTCTCCCTGCCGCTGCCCCTGCACACGGACCTGCCCTACTACGAGTACAAGCCCAGCGTCAACATCCTGCACTGCGTGGTCCAGACGGAGTCGGTCGGTGGCAGCAACCTGCTGGTGGATGCCTTCCACATTGCGGACATTCTGCGGCGCGATTATCCCGAAGACTTTGAGCGCCTCAGTCGGGTCCTGGTGGACTGGAATGACATTGGCAGCGAGGATGGACGCGAGTTCCACAACATTTGGCGGGCGCCGGTGATATG TTTGGATGCCCAAGGACGCTACACGCGGGTGAACCACAGCGTCCCTCAGCGGGACAGCCATTTCAATGTGCCGCTGGCCGAGGTCCAGCCCTGGTACGAGTCCTATGCCCGCTTCGTCCGCCTGGCCCGCGCCGATGCCCACGCCTTCAAGACCCAGCCCGGGGACGTGCTGACCTTCAACAACATCCGGCTGCTCCATGGCCGCACCGGCTACGACGACACCGAACGCAACTCGCGGTACATTGTGGGCGCCTATCTCGACTGGGACATAATCTACTCGCGCCTCAGGGTGCTCAAGAAGGGCGGAGGGAGCCAGTGA